The following proteins come from a genomic window of Macadamia integrifolia cultivar HAES 741 chromosome 14, SCU_Mint_v3, whole genome shotgun sequence:
- the LOC122061120 gene encoding uncharacterized protein LOC122061120, whose translation MAVIRLIISAAAPPAINLPRIEHGCSSFKPSSTRPSSRKKPPTIVTMAPKKKVNKYDGNWEKQWYGAGIFVEASEEVEVDVFKKLEEKKVLSNVEKAGLLSRAEKLGLTLSSIEKLGFFSKAEELGLLSLLEKVAGFSPSTLASLSIPLFVAALAVIVVIPDDSAALIALQAAFAVALGVGAAGFLVVSVVLDGLQEAD comes from the exons ATGGCAGTCATAAGACTCATCATAAGTGCGGCAGCTCCTCCGGCCATCAATTTACCAAGGATCGAACACGGGTGCTCTTCTTTCAAACCTAGCTCCACTCGCCCATCTTCTCGGAAGAAACCTCCAACGATCGTCACCATGGCACCCAAGAAAAAG GTGAACAAATACGATGGGAATTGGGAGAAGCAATGGTACGGAGCAGGTATCTTCGTGGAAGCGAGCGAAGAAGTGGAAGTGGATGTGTTCAAGAAGCTGGAGGAGAAGAAGGTCCTTAGTAACGTGGAAAAGGCGGGATTGTTATCAAGGGCCGAGAAATTAGGGTTAACACTATCCTCCATCGAGAAGCTTGGTTTCTTCTCCAAGGCAGAGGAGTTAGGGTTGTTGAGCTTGCTAGAGAAGGTAGCCGGCTTCTCGCCGTCGACGCTGGCTTCTTTGTCGATACCTCTCTTTGTGGCTGCTTTGGCTGTAATCGTTGTGATTCCCGACGATTCGGCGGCTCTTATTGCGTTGCAGGCCGCCTTTGCTGTTGCTCTTGGAGTCGGCGCCGCCGGGTTCTTGGTAGTTTCAGTGGTTTTGGATGGATTGCAAGAGGCAGATTAG
- the LOC122061488 gene encoding protein TWIN LOV 1-like isoform X3, which produces MGCCSPSFLRSISHFLCVLEFSELEFDSSNYGAQERLTPLLCAHGIGIHPHNEHGSRRARRRRRPTTVAMESQLALVDQSLNARYSSWVREALDDIPDCFTITDPSISGHPIVFASREFLKMSCYSKDEVIGRNARMFQGPETNRKSVMEIREAIREERTIQLSLLNYRKDGTPFWLLFHLSPIFCMEDGRVVHFVAVQLPIARKSMGFSSGFGRNDCNFDEAGSRLPEIVFGSCRKEVCLDSVTQSVPFWTRGSFHDLDNRGLEVEDSCEASDLEKQKAATSINNILSVLTHYSELTGKLVCGKRCNLSRTNSLGSSLIISLGRIKQSFVLTDPQSPDMPIVYASDAFLKLTGYARHEVLGKNCKFLNGPDTDTKVISQIRESIQTEQACTVCLLNYRKDGSSFWNRLHISPVRNASGKIAFYVGVQIEEGCKNQWGRELRPAMGQLGVVGAVKVAVRSLSMGAGPSK; this is translated from the exons ATGGGTTGCTGTTCTCCCTCATTTCTTCGATCAATTTCTCA CTTTCTCTGTGTTCTTGAATTTTCAGAATTGGAGTTTGATAGTTCAAACTACGGAGCACAGGAGCGGCTGACGCCCTTGTTGTGTGCACATGGGATTGGGATTCACCCGCACAACGAGCACGGGAGCAGAAGAGCAAGACGACGAAGAAGACCAACTACAGTGGCGATGGAATCACAATTGGCTCTGGTTGATCAGTCCTTGAACGCTCGTTATTCATCTTGGGTTCGAGAAGCTCTCGATGACATACCCGATTGTTTCACCATTACTGATCCTTCTATTTCAGGTCACCCGATCGTCTTTGCTAGCCGGGAATTCTTAAAAATGTCTTGTTACTCTAAAGACGAGGTGATTGGGAGGAATGCGAGGATGTTTCAGGGCCCTGAGACTAATCGAAAATCAGTAATGGAGATTCGAGAGGCCATTCGGGAAGAGAGGACTATTCAGTTGAGTCTATTGAACTATAGGAAAGACGGGACCCCCTTCTGGTTGTTGTTTCATTTGAGTCCTATTTTCTGTATGGAGGATGGCAGGGTCGTTCACTTTGTCGCGGTTCAGTTGCCCATAGCAAGGAAATCTATGGGTTTTTCATCTGGGTTTGGTAGGAATGATTGTAATTTTGATGAGGCTGGCTCTAGATTACCAGAGATCGTTTTTGGATCTTGCAGAAAGGAGGTGTGCTTGGATTCAGTGACACAGTCAGTTCCTTTTTGGACGCGGGGTTCTTTCCATGATTTGGATAATAGAG GATTGGAGGTTGAAGATTCATGTGAGGCAAGTGATCTGGAGAAACAAAAAGCTGCTACGTCAATTAACAATATCTTATCTGTGCTCACTCACTATAGCGAGCTAACCGGAAAACTGGTCTGTGGCAAGAGGTGCAACTTATCCAGGACAAATTCTCTTGGTTCATCCTTAATTATATCTCTTGGTAGAATCAAACAGAGTTTTGTATT AACTGACCCCCAGTCACCTGACATGCCAATTGTATATGCAAGTGATGCATTTTTGAAATTGACAG GCTATGCTAGACATGAAGTGTTGGGGAAGAATTGTAAATTTTTAAATGGGCCTGATACAGATACCAAGGTTATCAGCCAG ATAAGAGAAAGCATTCAAACTGAACAAGCCTGTACAGTATGTCTTTTGAATTACAG GAAGGATGGAAGTTCATTCTGGAACCGTCTTCATATTTCTCCAGTTCGGAATGCTTCTGGAAAG ATAGCATTTTATGTCGGGGTGCAGATAGAAGAAGGTTGTAAGAATCAGTGGGGTCGAGAGTTGAGGCCAGCAATGGGGCAGCTTGGTGTCGTTGGTGCAGTCAAGGTTGCAGTGAGGAGCTTATCAATGGGAGCTGGTCCATCCAAGTAA
- the LOC122061488 gene encoding protein TWIN LOV 1-like isoform X2 produces MGCCSPSFLRSISHFLCVLEFSELEFDSSNYGAQERLTPLLCAHGIGIHPHNEHGSRRARRRRRPTTVAMESQLALVDQSLNARYSSWVREALDDIPDCFTITDPSISGHPIVFASREFLKMSCYSKDEVIGRNARMFQGPETNRKSVMEIREAIREERTIQLSLLNYRKDGTPFWLLFHLSPIFCMEDGRVVHFVAVQLPIARKSMGFSSGFGRNDCNFDEAGSRLPEIVFGSCRKEVCLDSVTQSVPFWTRGSFHDLDNRGLEVEDSCEASDLEKQKAATSINNILSVLTHYSELTGKLVCGKRTDPQSPDMPIVYASDAFLKLTGYARHEVLGKNCKFLNGPDTDTKVISQIRESIQTEQACTVCLLNYRKDGSSFWNRLHISPVRNASGKDLHTRKTISGGREKDGLYYLNNGYPPSVATTAIGDMTHFQWHCRLGHLLLSRLQLLFSSFKSVPRLECEACELGKHHRVSFPSRSMSRSSSLFSFSLFQCTGSLQSQ; encoded by the exons ATGGGTTGCTGTTCTCCCTCATTTCTTCGATCAATTTCTCA CTTTCTCTGTGTTCTTGAATTTTCAGAATTGGAGTTTGATAGTTCAAACTACGGAGCACAGGAGCGGCTGACGCCCTTGTTGTGTGCACATGGGATTGGGATTCACCCGCACAACGAGCACGGGAGCAGAAGAGCAAGACGACGAAGAAGACCAACTACAGTGGCGATGGAATCACAATTGGCTCTGGTTGATCAGTCCTTGAACGCTCGTTATTCATCTTGGGTTCGAGAAGCTCTCGATGACATACCCGATTGTTTCACCATTACTGATCCTTCTATTTCAGGTCACCCGATCGTCTTTGCTAGCCGGGAATTCTTAAAAATGTCTTGTTACTCTAAAGACGAGGTGATTGGGAGGAATGCGAGGATGTTTCAGGGCCCTGAGACTAATCGAAAATCAGTAATGGAGATTCGAGAGGCCATTCGGGAAGAGAGGACTATTCAGTTGAGTCTATTGAACTATAGGAAAGACGGGACCCCCTTCTGGTTGTTGTTTCATTTGAGTCCTATTTTCTGTATGGAGGATGGCAGGGTCGTTCACTTTGTCGCGGTTCAGTTGCCCATAGCAAGGAAATCTATGGGTTTTTCATCTGGGTTTGGTAGGAATGATTGTAATTTTGATGAGGCTGGCTCTAGATTACCAGAGATCGTTTTTGGATCTTGCAGAAAGGAGGTGTGCTTGGATTCAGTGACACAGTCAGTTCCTTTTTGGACGCGGGGTTCTTTCCATGATTTGGATAATAGAG GATTGGAGGTTGAAGATTCATGTGAGGCAAGTGATCTGGAGAAACAAAAAGCTGCTACGTCAATTAACAATATCTTATCTGTGCTCACTCACTATAGCGAGCTAACCGGAAAACTGGTCTGTGGCAAGAG AACTGACCCCCAGTCACCTGACATGCCAATTGTATATGCAAGTGATGCATTTTTGAAATTGACAG GCTATGCTAGACATGAAGTGTTGGGGAAGAATTGTAAATTTTTAAATGGGCCTGATACAGATACCAAGGTTATCAGCCAG ATAAGAGAAAGCATTCAAACTGAACAAGCCTGTACAGTATGTCTTTTGAATTACAG GAAGGATGGAAGTTCATTCTGGAACCGTCTTCATATTTCTCCAGTTCGGAATGCTTCTGGAAAG gatcttcacacgaggaagacgattAGTGGAGGGCGTGAAAAGGATGGGTTATACTACCTCAACAATGGCTATCCTCCTTCTGTTGCTACTACGGCTATTGGAGACATGACCcatttccaatggcactgtcgtttaggtCATTTGTTGCTTTCTAGGTTAcaacttttattttctagttttaagTCGGTCCCTCGGTTAGAGTGTGAGGCATGTGAGTTGGGTAAACATCATCgtgtgtccttcccatctcgTTCTATGTCTCGTAGTTcgtccttattttcttttagtctATTCCAATGTAcggggtccttgcagagtcagtaa
- the LOC122061488 gene encoding protein TWIN LOV 1-like isoform X1: MGCCSPSFLRSISHFLCVLEFSELEFDSSNYGAQERLTPLLCAHGIGIHPHNEHGSRRARRRRRPTTVAMESQLALVDQSLNARYSSWVREALDDIPDCFTITDPSISGHPIVFASREFLKMSCYSKDEVIGRNARMFQGPETNRKSVMEIREAIREERTIQLSLLNYRKDGTPFWLLFHLSPIFCMEDGRVVHFVAVQLPIARKSMGFSSGFGRNDCNFDEAGSRLPEIVFGSCRKEVCLDSVTQSVPFWTRGSFHDLDNRGLEVEDSCEASDLEKQKAATSINNILSVLTHYSELTGKLVCGKRCNLSRTNSLGSSLIISLGRIKQSFVLTDPQSPDMPIVYASDAFLKLTGYARHEVLGKNCKFLNGPDTDTKVISQIRESIQTEQACTVCLLNYRKDGSSFWNRLHISPVRNASGKDLHTRKTISGGREKDGLYYLNNGYPPSVATTAIGDMTHFQWHCRLGHLLLSRLQLLFSSFKSVPRLECEACELGKHHRVSFPSRSMSRSSSLFSFSLFQCTGSLQSQ; the protein is encoded by the exons ATGGGTTGCTGTTCTCCCTCATTTCTTCGATCAATTTCTCA CTTTCTCTGTGTTCTTGAATTTTCAGAATTGGAGTTTGATAGTTCAAACTACGGAGCACAGGAGCGGCTGACGCCCTTGTTGTGTGCACATGGGATTGGGATTCACCCGCACAACGAGCACGGGAGCAGAAGAGCAAGACGACGAAGAAGACCAACTACAGTGGCGATGGAATCACAATTGGCTCTGGTTGATCAGTCCTTGAACGCTCGTTATTCATCTTGGGTTCGAGAAGCTCTCGATGACATACCCGATTGTTTCACCATTACTGATCCTTCTATTTCAGGTCACCCGATCGTCTTTGCTAGCCGGGAATTCTTAAAAATGTCTTGTTACTCTAAAGACGAGGTGATTGGGAGGAATGCGAGGATGTTTCAGGGCCCTGAGACTAATCGAAAATCAGTAATGGAGATTCGAGAGGCCATTCGGGAAGAGAGGACTATTCAGTTGAGTCTATTGAACTATAGGAAAGACGGGACCCCCTTCTGGTTGTTGTTTCATTTGAGTCCTATTTTCTGTATGGAGGATGGCAGGGTCGTTCACTTTGTCGCGGTTCAGTTGCCCATAGCAAGGAAATCTATGGGTTTTTCATCTGGGTTTGGTAGGAATGATTGTAATTTTGATGAGGCTGGCTCTAGATTACCAGAGATCGTTTTTGGATCTTGCAGAAAGGAGGTGTGCTTGGATTCAGTGACACAGTCAGTTCCTTTTTGGACGCGGGGTTCTTTCCATGATTTGGATAATAGAG GATTGGAGGTTGAAGATTCATGTGAGGCAAGTGATCTGGAGAAACAAAAAGCTGCTACGTCAATTAACAATATCTTATCTGTGCTCACTCACTATAGCGAGCTAACCGGAAAACTGGTCTGTGGCAAGAGGTGCAACTTATCCAGGACAAATTCTCTTGGTTCATCCTTAATTATATCTCTTGGTAGAATCAAACAGAGTTTTGTATT AACTGACCCCCAGTCACCTGACATGCCAATTGTATATGCAAGTGATGCATTTTTGAAATTGACAG GCTATGCTAGACATGAAGTGTTGGGGAAGAATTGTAAATTTTTAAATGGGCCTGATACAGATACCAAGGTTATCAGCCAG ATAAGAGAAAGCATTCAAACTGAACAAGCCTGTACAGTATGTCTTTTGAATTACAG GAAGGATGGAAGTTCATTCTGGAACCGTCTTCATATTTCTCCAGTTCGGAATGCTTCTGGAAAG gatcttcacacgaggaagacgattAGTGGAGGGCGTGAAAAGGATGGGTTATACTACCTCAACAATGGCTATCCTCCTTCTGTTGCTACTACGGCTATTGGAGACATGACCcatttccaatggcactgtcgtttaggtCATTTGTTGCTTTCTAGGTTAcaacttttattttctagttttaagTCGGTCCCTCGGTTAGAGTGTGAGGCATGTGAGTTGGGTAAACATCATCgtgtgtccttcccatctcgTTCTATGTCTCGTAGTTcgtccttattttcttttagtctATTCCAATGTAcggggtccttgcagagtcagtaa
- the LOC122061488 gene encoding protein TWIN LOV 1-like isoform X4, giving the protein MESQLALVDQSLNARYSSWVREALDDIPDCFTITDPSISGHPIVFASREFLKMSCYSKDEVIGRNARMFQGPETNRKSVMEIREAIREERTIQLSLLNYRKDGTPFWLLFHLSPIFCMEDGRVVHFVAVQLPIARKSMGFSSGFGRNDCNFDEAGSRLPEIVFGSCRKEVCLDSVTQSVPFWTRGSFHDLDNRGLEVEDSCEASDLEKQKAATSINNILSVLTHYSELTGKLVCGKRCNLSRTNSLGSSLIISLGRIKQSFVLTDPQSPDMPIVYASDAFLKLTGYARHEVLGKNCKFLNGPDTDTKVISQIRESIQTEQACTVCLLNYRKDGSSFWNRLHISPVRNASGKDLHTRKTISGGREKDGLYYLNNGYPPSVATTAIGDMTHFQWHCRLGHLLLSRLQLLFSSFKSVPRLECEACELGKHHRVSFPSRSMSRSSSLFSFSLFQCTGSLQSQ; this is encoded by the exons ATGGAATCACAATTGGCTCTGGTTGATCAGTCCTTGAACGCTCGTTATTCATCTTGGGTTCGAGAAGCTCTCGATGACATACCCGATTGTTTCACCATTACTGATCCTTCTATTTCAGGTCACCCGATCGTCTTTGCTAGCCGGGAATTCTTAAAAATGTCTTGTTACTCTAAAGACGAGGTGATTGGGAGGAATGCGAGGATGTTTCAGGGCCCTGAGACTAATCGAAAATCAGTAATGGAGATTCGAGAGGCCATTCGGGAAGAGAGGACTATTCAGTTGAGTCTATTGAACTATAGGAAAGACGGGACCCCCTTCTGGTTGTTGTTTCATTTGAGTCCTATTTTCTGTATGGAGGATGGCAGGGTCGTTCACTTTGTCGCGGTTCAGTTGCCCATAGCAAGGAAATCTATGGGTTTTTCATCTGGGTTTGGTAGGAATGATTGTAATTTTGATGAGGCTGGCTCTAGATTACCAGAGATCGTTTTTGGATCTTGCAGAAAGGAGGTGTGCTTGGATTCAGTGACACAGTCAGTTCCTTTTTGGACGCGGGGTTCTTTCCATGATTTGGATAATAGAG GATTGGAGGTTGAAGATTCATGTGAGGCAAGTGATCTGGAGAAACAAAAAGCTGCTACGTCAATTAACAATATCTTATCTGTGCTCACTCACTATAGCGAGCTAACCGGAAAACTGGTCTGTGGCAAGAGGTGCAACTTATCCAGGACAAATTCTCTTGGTTCATCCTTAATTATATCTCTTGGTAGAATCAAACAGAGTTTTGTATT AACTGACCCCCAGTCACCTGACATGCCAATTGTATATGCAAGTGATGCATTTTTGAAATTGACAG GCTATGCTAGACATGAAGTGTTGGGGAAGAATTGTAAATTTTTAAATGGGCCTGATACAGATACCAAGGTTATCAGCCAG ATAAGAGAAAGCATTCAAACTGAACAAGCCTGTACAGTATGTCTTTTGAATTACAG GAAGGATGGAAGTTCATTCTGGAACCGTCTTCATATTTCTCCAGTTCGGAATGCTTCTGGAAAG gatcttcacacgaggaagacgattAGTGGAGGGCGTGAAAAGGATGGGTTATACTACCTCAACAATGGCTATCCTCCTTCTGTTGCTACTACGGCTATTGGAGACATGACCcatttccaatggcactgtcgtttaggtCATTTGTTGCTTTCTAGGTTAcaacttttattttctagttttaagTCGGTCCCTCGGTTAGAGTGTGAGGCATGTGAGTTGGGTAAACATCATCgtgtgtccttcccatctcgTTCTATGTCTCGTAGTTcgtccttattttcttttagtctATTCCAATGTAcggggtccttgcagagtcagtaa
- the LOC122061699 gene encoding uncharacterized protein LOC122061699: MSRVMRSLRTPNPKSTTIIWNEAELRAFISHMVENVRKGLKTNSMFIKIGWENICKGLEAEFKRPFGKEQLRNKMNKLRKEYNSFRRLLETRFRWDANARTTIVEDSVCKSAIQGNKDWVKYRRNGLTWWPELLEIFFDSTTREERGFSQSTVVTPSSTNLANDNDDFQEIDPDDSDGSSSTPEISAPPKW; the protein is encoded by the exons ATGTCCAGAGTTATGAGATCCCTAAGAACCCCTAACCCCAAAAGCACTACTATAATATGGAATGAAGCTGAACTAAGAGCATTCATCAGTCATATGGTTGAGAATGTAAGGAAAGGATTGAAGACCAACTCAATGTTCATAAAGATTGGATGGGAGAATATTTGTAAAGGATTGGAGGCTGAATTCAAGCGACCATTTGGGAAGGAGCAACTTCGtaataagatgaacaagttaCGGAAGGAGTATAATAGCTTCAGACGATTGTTGGAAACTAGATTCAGATGGGATGCAAATGCTCGGACTACAATAGTAGAGGATTCTGTATGTAAATCAGCTATTCAG ggaaacaaagattgggTAAAGTATAGAAGAAATGGTCTTACTTGGTGGCCAGAGTTGTTAGAGATCTTCTTTGACTCAACTACCCGTGAAGAAAGAGGGTTTTCCCAGTCTACTGTTGTTACTCCTTCATCTACTAACCTTgctaatgataatgatgattttCAGGAGATTGATCCTGATGACAGTGATGGTAGTAGTAGCACACCCGAAATATCTGCTCCTCCCAAGTGGTAA